The following proteins are co-located in the Apium graveolens cultivar Ventura chromosome 5, ASM990537v1, whole genome shotgun sequence genome:
- the LOC141659888 gene encoding UDP-glycosyltransferase 83A1-like: MDLYQCVLVVPFPAQGHVMPLIKLAYNLAYHGIDVMFANCELVEAKILAAMSDADKEQFPIRLVTYSDGMESQPADQRSGQGLRNSLSKVMPGNIENLIKQINHSDNREPITCVIADLTLGWTLEVASKMGLKQVAVWPAGPACLALSLHIPKLISTGVIDETGSPVKNELIRLSNEVPVFGSSELMWSSPDNPTAQKFLFDISQDVIKATENGSIVLCNTFLELDSSSCALIPNILPIGPLPAIKHLNPSIGTFSPQDSTCLNWLDKQPSNSVIYIAFGSTAKFIQKQFNEVALGLELSGHSFLWVIRSNIVNGSSPEYPDGFLERTASLGKIVEWAPQEKVLAHTSISCFFSHCGWNSTIDGLCFGVPFLCWPYFYDQLQNKNYIRDMWKVGLSLEHDEDGMISRHEIKTKIDSLLTDEGIKRNALKLMEDAKKSVNEGGSSYENFESLIKYLKA, translated from the exons atggacttgtatcAATGTGTATTGGTTGTGCCATTTCCAGCACAAGGCCATGTCATGCCTCTCATCAAACTGGCATACAACTTGGCTTATCACGGGATCGATGTCATGTTTGCTAATTGTGAATTAGTTGAAGCAAAAATTCTTGCTGCAATGTCGGACGCAGATAAGGAACAGTTTCCAATAAGGCTAGTCACCTACTCAGATGGAATGGAGTCACAACCAGCTGATCAAAGATCTGGACAGGGGCTCAGGAATAGCCTTTCCAAAGTCATGCCAGGCAATATTGAAAACTTAATTAAGCAGATCAATCATTCGGATAACAGGGAGCCAATTACTTGCGTCATAGCAGATCTTACCCTTGGATGGACACTAGAAGTTGCCAGTAAAATGGGACTTAAACAGGTTGCAGTTTGGCCAGCTGGACCAGCTTGCTTGGCCTTGTCACTTCATATCCCAAAACTTATAAGCACGGGAGTTATAGATGAAACTG GTTCACCTGTTAAAAATGAGCTGATCCGTTTATCGAACGAAGTTCCTGTGTTTGGTAGCAGCGAGCTCATGTGGAGCAGTCCTGACAATCCAACAGCACAAAAGTTTTTATTTGACATTTCTCAAGATGTCATAAAGGCTACTGAAAATGGTAGCATTGTTCTATGCAACACATTTCTTGAACTTGACTCATCCTCTTGTGCCTTGATTCCGAACATCCTTCCAATCGGTCCACTACCTGCAATTAAACATTTAAATCCTTCAATTGGAACTTTTTCCCCCCAAGATTCGACTTGTTTAAACTGGCTGGACAAACAACCTTCAAACTCGGTCATTTATATTGCTTTTGGAAGCACGGCAAAGTTTATCCAGAAGCAGTTTAATGAAGTAGCACTTGGTCTTGAACTATCAGGCCACTCCTTTTTATGGGTTATAAGATCAAACATTGTCAATGGATCGTCTCCTGAATACCCCGATGGTTTCCTGGAAAGAACAGCTAGCCTAGGAAAGATTGTTGAATGGGCACCCCAAGAAAAGGTTCTTGCTCATACTTCAATTTCTTGTTTCTTTTCTCATTGTGGATGGAACTCAACAATAGACGGACTGTGCTTTGGGGTACCGTTTTTGTGCTGGCCTTACTTTTATGATCAGCTTCAAAATAAGAATTATATACGTGACATGTGGAAAGTTGGGCTATCACTTGAGCATGACGAAGATGGGATGATATCTAGGCATGAGATCAAGACTAAGATTGATAGTCTATTAACTGACGAAGGAATTAAAAGAAATGCATTGAAGCTGATGGAGGATGCTAAAAAGAGTGTAAATGAAGGTGGTTCTTCATATGAGAATTTCGAAAGCTTGATCAAGTACCTAAAAGCCTAA
- the LOC141659889 gene encoding secreted RxLR effector protein 161-like, whose product MEPKTQLSKDEQGREVDSTVYKSYVGGLRYLVHTRPDIAFSVGLVSRYMERPTTLHMNTVKRILRYIKGTVDYGLVYAKGTGNYLLSGYSDSDLAGNIKDRKSTSGVVFYLNESLITWVSQKQCCVALSSCEAEFMAATVAASQGVWLSNLLSQITNQKHRPVVIYLDNKSAIDLTKNPLFHGRSKYIDIRYHFICDCVERGEIVIKHICSREQCADILTKPISTVKFERMRDLLGIRNLKYVVSGV is encoded by the coding sequence ATGGAGCCGAAGACGCAGCTTAGCAAAGATGAACAGGGGAGGGAAGTGGACTCTACAGTGTACAAAAGCTACGTGGGAGGATTGAGATACCTAGTTCATACTAGGCCTGATATAGCTTTTAGCGTGGGCCTTGTTAGCCGATATATGGAGCGACCTACGACCCTACACATGAATACAGTGAAAAGAATCCTTCGATATATAAAAGGTACTGTTGATTATGGTCTAGTGTACGCCAAAGGGACTGGAAATTATTTGTTATCAGGCTATTCAGATAGCGACTTGGCAGGAAACATTAAGGATCGGAAAAGCACTAGTGGAGTGGTCTTCTACTTGAATGAGAGTTTGATCACTTGGGTTAGCCAGAAACAATGTTGTGTGGCTTTGAGTTCGTGTGAGGCGGAGTTTATGGCAGCTACTGTGGCTGCATCTCAAGGTGTGTGGCTTAGCAACTTACTCAGTCAGATTACTAATCAGAAACATCGCCCGGTTGTGATTTATTTGGATAATAAGTCAGCGATCGACTTAACTAAAAATCCTCTTTTTCATGGAAGGAGTAAATATATTGACATTCGATACCATTTTATTTGTGATTGTGTGGAACGTGGTGAGATTGTTATTAAGCATATATGTTCAAGAGAGCAGTGTGCCGATATACTTACAAAACCCATATCTACTGTGAAATTTGAAAGGATGAGAGATTTACTAGGCATCAGAAACTTGAAGTATGTTGTGTCAGGAGTTTAG
- the LOC141659890 gene encoding uncharacterized protein LOC141659890, whose amino-acid sequence MDTHKIKDGSIGLAYPMLTRSNYTAWSVKMRVVMQAHSIWEAVEPKDLNASIEDKTNKVALAVIFQAIPEDMLLSLADKTSAKEAWEALKMMCLGANRVKKARAQTLRAKFENLSMKDADVVDDFTLKLNGIVTNIRTLGETIEESVIVKKLLRSVSSKFLQITSTIEQFSNLEEMTVEEAVGSLKAHEEQLRR is encoded by the coding sequence ATGGATACTCACAAGATCAAGGATGGTTCGATAGGTTTAGCATATCCGATGTTGACAAGGAGTAATTATACTGCTTGGTCAGTAAAGATGAGAGTCGTGATGCAGGCTCATTCGATTTGGGAGGCTGTGGAACCTAAAGATCTGAATGCTTCGATTGAGGATAAAACAAACAAAGTAGCTTTGGCTGTTATATTTCAAGCCATCCCGGAGGATATGTTACTTTCATTGGCGGACAAGACATCTGCAAAAGAAGCTTGGGAAGCCTTGAAGATGATGTGTCTGGGAGCCAATCGAGTCAAGAAGGCTAGAGCTCAAACTTTAAGGGCAAAATTTGAGAATCTCAGTATGAAGGATGCAGATGTGGTCGATGACTTCACATTGAAATTAAACGGAATCGTAACCAATATTCGAACTCTGGGAGAAACAATCGAGGAATCTGTTATAGTGAAGAAACTTTTGAGATCTGTGTCATCTAAGTTCCTGCAAATAACTTCAACGATCGAGCAATTTTCCAATCTTGAGGAGATGACAGTCGAGGAGGCTGTTGGGTCGTTGAAGGCGCATGAAGAACAACTGAGAAGATAA